A region of Corynebacterium mustelae DNA encodes the following proteins:
- a CDS encoding Fic/DOC family protein, which translates to MPDSAQQRWEGYFYPGTQTLRNKLGITDFTQLRNVEGEIAGQNKICLSPRYSGKTAVSLREEISYIHATLLGDVYDWAGQFRDVNMTKEIVDSSQKSVFLRHELIAESLDQIDAVVRNYSWESASFEEKTQHLAKIHAMLDYVHPFREGNGRSTRILMEHLSSFHGVQLEWERVPYQQIIKASVQVFLEIRHRSTHSMELLYQEIASPGSISLRTHEPHTIDTSLLENTGLTYAPLESFTEAPTSPGYSSSTPTDAYSIDITDDYVTE; encoded by the coding sequence ATGCCGGATAGTGCACAGCAGCGGTGGGAAGGCTATTTCTACCCAGGAACACAGACGTTACGAAACAAGTTGGGAATCACAGACTTCACTCAACTGCGAAACGTTGAAGGAGAGATAGCTGGCCAGAATAAAATATGCCTTTCTCCTCGCTATAGCGGTAAAACTGCGGTGTCTTTGCGGGAAGAAATCTCCTACATTCATGCGACACTATTAGGTGATGTTTACGACTGGGCGGGACAATTCCGAGATGTCAATATGACCAAAGAAATTGTCGATTCTTCCCAAAAAAGTGTATTCCTCAGGCATGAACTTATTGCTGAGTCACTTGATCAAATCGACGCTGTGGTGAGGAACTATTCGTGGGAATCTGCCAGTTTTGAGGAAAAAACTCAGCATCTGGCAAAAATACATGCCATGCTTGATTACGTCCACCCTTTCCGTGAAGGAAATGGTCGTAGCACCCGAATTCTCATGGAGCATCTTTCTTCTTTCCATGGAGTGCAGCTGGAATGGGAAAGAGTTCCTTACCAGCAAATTATTAAAGCAAGTGTGCAAGTGTTCCTTGAAATACGGCACCGTTCCACACATTCCATGGAGTTGCTTTATCAAGAAATAGCTTCCCCTGGCTCCATATCTTTACGCACCCACGAACCCCACACTATCGATACGTCTTTGCTAGAGAACACTGGACTTACCTACGCCCCGCTGGAAAGCTTCACAGAAGCCCCCACATCACCAGGGTATTCCTCTTCCACCCCGACTGACGCATATAGTATCGACATCACAGACGATTATGTCACTGAGTAA
- a CDS encoding antitoxin VbhA family protein has translation MYTLDNAPLTPEQHLQVRNAIASSAVENIHLGEDTVDRMIRIILGECTPEEAKAEVLHKYGITTDAG, from the coding sequence ATGTACACCTTGGATAATGCGCCACTGACGCCAGAGCAACATCTACAAGTGAGAAATGCTATCGCGAGTTCTGCTGTTGAAAATATTCATCTGGGTGAGGATACTGTCGACCGAATGATTCGCATCATCTTAGGTGAATGCACGCCTGAAGAAGCCAAAGCGGAAGTCTTACATAAATACGGAATCACTACTGATGCCGGATAG
- a CDS encoding DUF4913 domain-containing protein, whose amino-acid sequence MDNSQVKPPRFASLFDFVDQFILPMYGTTQMHQGSVNWSPKWWAHPEAIARLDGLWRTFEKLRIDAPATHVELFLRLHGDYHMRYLMQPDGVFSQCRKEDVPTVPLPSQPAVSG is encoded by the coding sequence ATGGATAACAGTCAGGTGAAACCACCAAGGTTTGCGTCGTTATTTGATTTTGTGGATCAGTTTATCCTGCCGATGTATGGTACAACGCAGATGCATCAAGGTTCGGTGAATTGGTCTCCGAAGTGGTGGGCACATCCAGAGGCGATTGCCCGTTTAGATGGGTTATGGCGTACGTTTGAGAAATTGCGGATTGATGCTCCAGCTACTCATGTTGAGCTGTTTTTACGGCTTCATGGGGACTACCATATGCGTTATCTTATGCAGCCTGACGGTGTGTTTTCTCAGTGTCGAAAAGAGGATGTTCCGACTGTTCCGCTTCCGTCTCAACCAGCAGTTTCAGGCTAA